In Pseudoalteromonas xiamenensis, the following are encoded in one genomic region:
- the yjjX gene encoding inosine/xanthosine triphosphatase, which produces MKKLKILVGSKNPVKVVAAKTVFELYYPDHEIDCLGLHAPSKVPDQPIGEDETRIGAENRVIFLQANHDADFYCAMEGGAADFSFGPATFAYVVIANRDHTSIGRSSNLPLPPVFYQALLSGEELGNVLDNAFNTTNVKQKGGAIGLLTHHHATRESTYTQALTLAMAPFNFPELYIGV; this is translated from the coding sequence GTGAAAAAATTAAAAATTCTTGTGGGTTCAAAAAATCCGGTCAAAGTCGTCGCGGCAAAAACCGTTTTCGAATTGTATTACCCAGATCATGAAATTGATTGCCTAGGCCTTCATGCTCCGAGCAAAGTACCGGATCAACCAATTGGTGAAGATGAAACCCGTATTGGCGCAGAAAATCGTGTGATCTTTTTACAAGCCAATCATGACGCTGATTTCTACTGTGCAATGGAAGGTGGCGCCGCTGACTTTTCTTTCGGTCCAGCAACCTTTGCGTATGTCGTTATCGCCAATCGTGACCACACCAGTATTGGACGTAGCTCGAATCTGCCTTTGCCGCCAGTTTTCTATCAGGCGCTACTGAGTGGTGAAGAGCTTGGTAATGTGTTGGACAACGCGTTTAATACCACCAACGTGAAGCAAAAAGGCGGTGCAATTGGACTGCTTACACATCATCATGCGACACGAGAAAGTACCTATACGCAAGCCTTAACCCTCGCGATGGCGCCTTTTAACTTTCCTGAGCTGTATATAGGAGTGTAA
- a CDS encoding copper chaperone PCu(A)C: MFTRLFSLISLGFFTCTSFAHQGHEHEHHTDTVEAISVSHAWVREWLPGTPSTSAYFMVSNQDHHAAKLVKATVEGVGRVEMHEHIHADGMMKMQQVESVEVAPESTLAFQPGGFHLMLFEPAKPIKKGDSLKLTLYFADGDRVFTMADVKSVMEQESSHQHHH; this comes from the coding sequence ATGTTTACGCGTTTATTCAGTCTTATTTCGTTAGGCTTTTTTACTTGCACATCTTTTGCGCATCAAGGTCACGAACATGAACATCACACTGACACGGTAGAAGCTATATCGGTTTCTCACGCGTGGGTACGTGAATGGCTGCCGGGCACACCCTCTACTTCGGCCTATTTTATGGTTTCGAATCAAGATCATCACGCTGCGAAGTTAGTCAAGGCGACGGTGGAGGGTGTTGGACGAGTTGAAATGCATGAACACATTCATGCAGATGGCATGATGAAAATGCAGCAAGTGGAGTCCGTTGAGGTCGCACCAGAAAGCACATTGGCGTTTCAACCAGGCGGCTTCCATCTCATGTTATTTGAGCCAGCAAAACCAATCAAAAAAGGCGATAGCCTGAAGTTAACGCTATATTTTGCTGATGGCGATCGTGTCTTTACGATGGCTGACGTGAAAAGCGTAATGGAACAAGAGTCTTCTCATCAACATCATCATTAG
- a CDS encoding TIGR04219 family outer membrane beta-barrel protein — protein sequence MKKLCLALALATAGLAPVAHADTLLGLYVGGEGWKTSNEGSFANKGNLQKFNFEDETFTSYYAALEHPIPLVPNIKLKHTELEITGSTTLSETFEFGGTEYRTNTAATTVSDLTHNDIILYYELFDNDLVSIDFGVNVKQFDGEITVKGEDQATGNMTTERVDFSGYVPMGYLRGEVGMPFTGLSLFAEGSVLSISGSSIQDYQVGVAWAFVENMAVDVAVRAGYRSLQLELDDIDDIDTDLDFSGPFLGLELHF from the coding sequence ATGAAAAAACTTTGTTTAGCGTTAGCTCTAGCGACAGCTGGATTAGCACCCGTTGCTCACGCAGATACCTTATTAGGGTTATACGTCGGCGGTGAAGGATGGAAAACTTCAAACGAAGGTAGTTTCGCAAATAAAGGCAATCTGCAAAAATTTAATTTCGAGGATGAAACGTTCACGAGCTACTACGCAGCGCTTGAGCACCCGATCCCATTAGTACCAAACATCAAGTTAAAGCACACCGAACTTGAGATTACCGGTTCAACTACGTTATCAGAAACGTTTGAATTTGGTGGCACCGAATATCGTACGAATACGGCTGCAACAACCGTTTCTGACCTCACACACAACGACATTATTTTATATTATGAGCTGTTTGATAACGATCTTGTCTCGATTGATTTTGGTGTCAATGTGAAGCAATTCGACGGTGAAATAACGGTAAAAGGTGAAGATCAAGCAACTGGCAATATGACGACAGAACGCGTGGATTTCTCAGGCTACGTTCCTATGGGTTACCTGCGTGGTGAAGTGGGCATGCCGTTTACAGGCTTAAGTCTTTTTGCTGAAGGTAGTGTACTCAGCATTTCTGGAAGCAGCATCCAAGACTACCAAGTTGGTGTCGCTTGGGCTTTTGTTGAGAATATGGCGGTAGACGTTGCGGTTCGCGCAGGTTACAGAAGCTTGCAATTAGAGCTAGACGATATTGACGATATTGATACCGATTTAGATTTTTCGGGTCCATTTTTGGGACTAGAACTCCACTTCTAA
- a CDS encoding phosphoribulokinase, protein MSDKHPIIAITGSSGAGTTTTTSAIKHIFRSLNAKAAYVEGDSFHRFTRPEMDKLKREAIQTGKHISYFGEQANDFGALESLFEEYGATGAGKVRRYLHTFDEAVPYNQLPGTFTPYQELETNSDILFYEGLHGGVVTEQHDVAMHVDLLIGMVPIINLEWIQKLIRDTNERGHSREAVMSSIVNSMDDYIQHITPQFSRTHINFQRVPTVDTSNPFSAKDIPSLDESFVVIRFRGIEDVNFPYYLQMIDGSFMSRINTLVVPGGKMGLAMELVLTPLIRDLLVKKRALENMAPVDLPI, encoded by the coding sequence ATGTCAGACAAGCATCCCATCATCGCGATTACAGGTAGTTCAGGTGCAGGGACAACAACGACAACCAGTGCTATTAAACACATTTTCCGAAGTCTTAATGCTAAAGCTGCCTACGTTGAAGGAGACAGCTTCCATCGTTTTACTCGCCCAGAAATGGATAAGCTCAAACGAGAAGCTATCCAAACGGGTAAACACATTAGTTATTTTGGCGAACAAGCCAATGACTTTGGCGCATTAGAGTCTCTTTTTGAAGAATATGGCGCTACGGGTGCAGGGAAAGTCAGACGTTACCTTCATACTTTCGATGAAGCGGTTCCTTATAATCAACTTCCCGGTACCTTTACGCCTTATCAAGAATTAGAAACAAACTCAGATATTCTGTTCTATGAAGGGCTACATGGTGGTGTGGTGACGGAGCAACATGATGTCGCGATGCACGTCGATTTGCTCATTGGCATGGTGCCAATTATTAACCTCGAATGGATCCAGAAACTGATCCGTGATACCAATGAGCGAGGTCACTCTCGTGAGGCAGTGATGAGTTCCATCGTCAACAGTATGGACGATTATATTCAGCACATCACACCACAGTTCTCGCGCACCCACATTAACTTTCAGCGCGTACCAACTGTGGATACGTCGAATCCATTTAGTGCCAAAGATATTCCTTCGCTTGACGAAAGCTTTGTGGTGATCCGGTTTCGTGGCATTGAAGACGTAAATTTCCCTTACTATCTGCAAATGATAGATGGCAGTTTTATGTCTCGTATCAACACACTCGTTGTACCTGGCGGGAAAATGGGTTTGGCAATGGAGTTGGTACTTACACCGCTTATTCGCGATTTACTTGTCAAAAAACGCGCGCTTGAAAACATGGCGCCAGTTGATTTACCTATCTAA
- the rlmB gene encoding 23S rRNA (guanosine(2251)-2'-O)-methyltransferase RlmB, with amino-acid sequence MSSELIFGFHSIEAILAKEPERFLEIYALKGREDKRLNPVLEQARRFGISVQFMQRAALDRKADGEQHQGIIANIKPGKTYNERDLDTILQTNTSPFFLVLDGVTDPHNLGACLRSADAAGVHGLIVPKDKSAKLNATARKVACGAAETVPLIQVTNLARTLRDLKEAGVWIVGTAGETDTELFDASLTGPIAIVMGAEGDGMRRLTREHCDVLVKIPMVGSVSSLNVSVATGVCLFEVLRQRKAVAV; translated from the coding sequence GTGAGCAGTGAATTGATTTTTGGCTTCCATTCGATAGAAGCTATTTTGGCAAAAGAGCCTGAGCGCTTTTTAGAAATTTACGCACTAAAAGGACGTGAAGATAAGCGTCTCAATCCGGTACTTGAGCAAGCCCGTCGTTTTGGCATTTCTGTGCAATTTATGCAGCGTGCGGCTTTAGATAGAAAAGCGGATGGTGAACAGCATCAAGGGATCATCGCAAACATTAAGCCGGGTAAAACTTACAATGAGCGTGATTTAGATACCATTTTGCAAACGAATACTTCGCCGTTCTTTTTGGTGTTGGATGGTGTCACCGATCCACATAACTTAGGCGCCTGTTTACGAAGCGCAGATGCGGCAGGCGTACATGGGTTAATTGTACCAAAGGACAAATCCGCAAAGCTGAATGCTACGGCGCGGAAAGTGGCTTGTGGCGCAGCAGAAACGGTTCCGCTCATTCAAGTGACGAATTTAGCGCGCACACTTCGTGATTTGAAAGAAGCGGGAGTTTGGATTGTGGGTACTGCCGGTGAGACGGACACCGAGTTGTTTGACGCAAGTTTAACCGGACCTATTGCGATAGTAATGGGGGCCGAGGGCGATGGGATGCGTCGCTTAACGCGTGAGCACTGCGATGTTTTAGTCAAAATCCCAATGGTCGGTAGTGTATCGAGTTTAAACGTATCGGTTGCGACTGGTGTGTGCTTATTTGAAGTTCTACGTCAACGTAAAGCGGTAGCCGTTTAA
- a CDS encoding DUF2333 family protein, whose product MAEHKGKIAAAFGAILLLFYLIAVYWSIEPARFNVVESAKADAMARNEKIVVGYTTTTTLIKVAETLLDKNGGYLSNDVIPPSVLMDNMPAWEYGALEMVRDLALSMRKDFSRSQSQSTEHPSLKKAQPQFNISSTAWMWPSAEGEYRKGIEYLYEYRAQIANQQDANSQFYARADNLRGWLKESEKRLGSLSQRLSASVGQERVNTDLAGDSAAHQATNAPLRHEIKTSWWQIDDVFYEARGATWALLHFLKAVEYDFGDVLDKKNARISLLQIVRELEATQDTVWSPMILNGSGFGLVANHSLVMANYISRANAALIELSELLAQG is encoded by the coding sequence ATGGCTGAACATAAAGGAAAAATAGCGGCGGCATTTGGCGCTATCTTACTGCTTTTTTACCTTATTGCAGTTTATTGGAGTATTGAACCGGCGCGCTTTAATGTCGTAGAAAGCGCGAAGGCGGATGCGATGGCACGCAATGAGAAAATAGTTGTTGGTTATACGACAACCACGACTCTGATAAAGGTTGCCGAAACGCTATTGGATAAAAATGGGGGGTATCTTTCAAATGATGTGATACCACCCAGTGTCCTGATGGACAACATGCCTGCTTGGGAATACGGTGCGCTTGAGATGGTACGCGACTTGGCTTTATCAATGCGCAAAGATTTTAGCCGCTCTCAGTCTCAATCTACAGAGCATCCAAGTTTGAAAAAAGCACAACCGCAATTTAACATCAGCTCGACAGCTTGGATGTGGCCAAGTGCTGAGGGCGAATATCGTAAGGGCATTGAGTACCTTTACGAATATCGCGCGCAAATCGCCAATCAACAAGACGCGAATAGCCAGTTTTACGCTCGGGCAGATAATCTCCGTGGCTGGCTAAAAGAATCGGAAAAGCGCCTTGGTAGTTTGAGTCAACGCTTGAGCGCAAGTGTCGGCCAAGAGCGAGTAAATACCGATCTTGCTGGTGACAGCGCTGCGCATCAAGCTACTAATGCACCTCTTCGTCATGAAATTAAAACATCGTGGTGGCAAATTGATGATGTTTTCTACGAGGCTCGTGGCGCGACTTGGGCGTTATTGCATTTCTTAAAAGCGGTCGAGTATGACTTTGGTGACGTTTTAGATAAAAAGAACGCACGTATTAGTTTGTTGCAAATTGTACGAGAACTTGAAGCGACACAAGATACAGTTTGGAGTCCTATGATCTTGAACGGCAGTGGTTTTGGTTTAGTTGCGAATCATTCCTTGGTCATGGCAAACTATATCTCACGCGCCAATGCGGCATTAATCGAACTAAGTGAACTCTTAGCGCAAGGATAA
- a CDS encoding PspA/IM30 family protein, producing MALIERIENVIKAELNALLDKAEDPKKLASVTLNDLQECLAECRATAAGLICEQKAILRHREQSEKQIEQWQEKAEHALTKGRDDLAKAALFEKQKMAQAMESKASELVRIDEALAKLNEDAGTLQAKIEQLKTLQSQLQRRENTASVRLKAKQVQSTEQAHAAMEKFEFLVSKVERLESEVESYDLGAQSTQAQFAKLEQDEKMEQELAALKEKVSKKKASA from the coding sequence ATGGCGCTAATCGAACGAATCGAAAATGTCATTAAAGCAGAACTAAATGCACTTTTAGACAAGGCGGAAGATCCAAAAAAATTGGCGAGTGTCACGCTTAACGACTTGCAAGAATGCCTTGCGGAGTGTCGTGCTACGGCGGCTGGTTTGATCTGTGAGCAAAAAGCAATTTTAAGACATCGTGAGCAAAGCGAAAAACAGATCGAACAGTGGCAAGAAAAAGCAGAACATGCGTTAACGAAAGGCCGTGATGATTTAGCGAAAGCGGCGTTGTTTGAGAAACAAAAAATGGCTCAAGCGATGGAAAGCAAAGCGTCAGAACTCGTACGTATCGACGAAGCGCTTGCCAAACTTAATGAAGACGCGGGTACGTTGCAAGCAAAGATAGAACAATTGAAAACGTTACAATCTCAGTTGCAGCGTCGTGAAAACACAGCGAGCGTCCGTCTGAAAGCAAAACAAGTGCAAAGCACTGAGCAAGCACATGCAGCGATGGAAAAATTTGAGTTTTTAGTGTCTAAGGTGGAACGTTTGGAATCGGAGGTCGAAAGTTATGATCTGGGCGCGCAATCCACACAAGCACAATTTGCGAAATTAGAACAAGACGAAAAAATGGAGCAAGAACTGGCTGCATTAAAAGAAAAAGTTTCTAAGAAAAAGGCGAGCGCGTAA
- the galE gene encoding UDP-glucose 4-epimerase GalE has protein sequence MAILVTGGAGYIGSHTVLELLNAGQDVIVVDNLSNSSSVSLERVSQLTGKTVTFYEGDILDKPFLDTVFAQHTIEQVIHFAGLKAVGESVRKPIEYYQTNVQGTLSLLDAMRDAGVFKLVFSSSATVYGDPASLPIREHFPVGGTTNPYGTSKLMVEMMLQDVAKSDTRWSFAILRYFNPVGAHESGLIGEDPNGIPNNLLPYIAQVAVGKLSQLGVFGDDYDTPDGTGVRDYIHVVDLAIGHLKAMHKIENVSGVHIYNLGTGNGYSVLDMVKAFEKAAGKAIPYEVKPRRAGDIAATYAATEKALEELGWQAERGIDDMMIDTWRWQSNNPNGYRT, from the coding sequence ATGGCCATATTAGTTACAGGCGGAGCTGGGTACATCGGTTCACACACTGTTTTAGAATTACTCAATGCAGGGCAAGACGTTATTGTTGTCGATAACTTAAGCAATTCGTCTTCAGTATCTCTTGAGCGAGTAAGTCAACTGACAGGAAAGACGGTAACGTTTTATGAAGGGGATATTTTGGATAAACCCTTTTTGGACACCGTGTTTGCACAACACACTATCGAGCAAGTAATTCATTTTGCTGGACTAAAAGCGGTCGGAGAGTCAGTGCGAAAGCCGATTGAGTACTATCAAACGAATGTACAAGGCACATTGTCATTACTTGATGCGATGCGTGATGCAGGCGTCTTTAAACTGGTCTTTAGTTCTTCTGCAACCGTGTATGGCGATCCTGCGTCACTGCCTATTCGTGAACATTTCCCTGTTGGCGGCACCACGAATCCTTATGGCACATCGAAACTCATGGTGGAAATGATGCTACAGGATGTGGCGAAATCGGATACGCGTTGGTCGTTTGCGATTTTACGCTACTTCAATCCGGTTGGTGCGCACGAAAGTGGCTTGATTGGTGAAGATCCTAACGGAATACCAAATAATTTATTGCCTTATATTGCGCAAGTCGCAGTTGGAAAGTTGTCGCAGCTTGGTGTATTTGGCGATGATTATGATACACCTGACGGAACGGGGGTTCGTGATTATATTCATGTCGTAGACCTTGCGATTGGACACCTAAAAGCAATGCACAAAATTGAAAACGTTTCGGGTGTACACATCTACAATCTTGGTACAGGAAATGGATATTCAGTATTAGACATGGTGAAGGCATTCGAAAAAGCAGCTGGGAAAGCAATCCCATATGAGGTAAAGCCGCGTCGTGCTGGTGATATCGCTGCAACGTATGCCGCGACAGAAAAGGCACTTGAAGAACTTGGATGGCAAGCTGAGCGAGGTATTGATGACATGATGATTGATACTTGGCGTTGGCAAAGCAATAACCCTAATGGTTATCGAACTTAA
- the dusA gene encoding tRNA dihydrouridine(20/20a) synthase DusA encodes MTDLSPKNTMSDFRRFSVAPMLDWTDRHCRTFHRKLTKHAVLYTEMVTTGAIIFGKGDYLSFGEHEMPVALQLGGSDPKALAECAKRAAAHGYSEINLNVGCPSDRVQNGRFGACLMAEPKLVAECVAAMQAEVSIPVTVKTRIGIDEQDSYEFLTQLIEDCHKVGCDDVIIHARKAWLKGLSPKENREIPPLDYPRVYQLKKDYPQLHVSINGGIKTIEECQHHLQFVDGVMIGREAYANPFMLSQVDELIYGDAPFTMTKHEVVRSMYDYIETQMTQGSNFWHIARHMLGIFQNQQGARLFRRHLSENGHKKTADLSVLEAALALVPE; translated from the coding sequence ATGACTGACTTATCCCCAAAAAATACAATGAGTGACTTCCGTCGTTTTTCCGTGGCACCGATGCTCGACTGGACGGACCGCCATTGCCGTACTTTTCACCGCAAGCTGACAAAGCATGCTGTGCTGTATACCGAGATGGTTACGACGGGTGCAATTATTTTCGGTAAAGGTGATTACCTCAGTTTTGGTGAACATGAAATGCCCGTGGCATTGCAACTTGGTGGTTCAGATCCAAAAGCATTGGCGGAATGCGCTAAACGAGCTGCAGCGCATGGTTACAGTGAAATTAATTTAAACGTGGGTTGTCCATCAGATCGTGTTCAGAATGGTCGTTTTGGCGCCTGTTTAATGGCTGAACCGAAATTAGTGGCTGAATGTGTGGCGGCGATGCAGGCAGAAGTCTCAATTCCTGTGACGGTTAAAACGCGGATAGGCATTGATGAACAAGATTCGTATGAGTTTCTAACTCAATTGATTGAAGATTGCCATAAAGTTGGCTGCGATGATGTCATTATCCATGCACGTAAAGCGTGGCTAAAAGGCCTAAGTCCAAAAGAGAACCGCGAAATTCCACCACTCGATTACCCACGTGTTTATCAGCTGAAAAAAGATTACCCGCAACTACACGTAAGCATTAATGGTGGCATTAAAACTATCGAAGAATGCCAACATCACTTGCAGTTTGTTGATGGCGTGATGATAGGCCGTGAAGCCTACGCAAACCCGTTTATGCTCAGTCAAGTGGATGAACTTATTTACGGTGATGCACCGTTTACAATGACGAAGCATGAAGTCGTTCGCAGCATGTATGACTACATCGAAACACAAATGACGCAGGGTTCTAACTTCTGGCATATTGCACGCCATATGTTAGGTATTTTCCAAAACCAGCAAGGTGCGCGTTTATTCAGACGCCATTTGTCAGAAAACGGCCATAAGAAAACGGCTGATCTTAGTGTGTTAGAAGCTGCTCTCGCCCTCGTACCAGAATAA
- a CDS encoding TIGR03899 family protein — protein sequence MTVKNAQAKLSLAYIIEDKLGFPVIKADSRRLSSADENSYTVGGKQGENFAIKSNVGLLKRALKRNQLTKIQRQKNIEAIMCEAMRVCPEVTSQGLPDADWVDRFIHLAEDTSNTQMQLLWAKILVGETISPGTFSIKSLQTLKQMTQREADALHRAAGLCGYSEKDDSHIIILGFYRKPSFFDLLRKSNRESLNLSKAGLSFPHILTLMDIGLIYRQEIESAELKSDQALQFRFQRQKLALNAKHSDLVLCYYKLTQTGDELKKLINSPINKLYKQALQQAFEEDFQLQWSE from the coding sequence ATGACGGTAAAAAATGCCCAAGCCAAGCTAAGTTTGGCCTACATCATTGAGGACAAATTGGGCTTTCCAGTTATCAAAGCTGATTCTCGACGCCTCAGTTCTGCTGATGAAAACAGCTATACGGTGGGTGGAAAGCAAGGCGAAAACTTTGCGATAAAAAGCAATGTCGGCTTACTTAAACGTGCGTTGAAACGAAATCAACTCACCAAAATCCAGCGCCAGAAAAATATTGAAGCCATCATGTGCGAAGCAATGCGTGTCTGCCCCGAGGTGACCAGCCAAGGCTTGCCAGATGCAGATTGGGTGGACCGTTTTATTCACCTTGCTGAAGACACCTCCAACACACAAATGCAGTTGCTATGGGCAAAAATTTTGGTTGGGGAAACAATCTCGCCGGGTACGTTTTCGATTAAAAGTTTGCAGACATTAAAGCAAATGACGCAACGAGAAGCCGATGCCTTACACCGTGCTGCTGGCTTGTGTGGTTACTCAGAAAAAGACGACAGTCACATCATCATTCTCGGGTTCTATCGCAAACCTTCGTTCTTCGACTTATTACGTAAAAGTAACCGTGAGAGCTTGAATTTGAGTAAAGCGGGTTTAAGTTTTCCACACATTCTTACCCTGATGGATATTGGCTTAATTTATCGACAAGAAATTGAATCAGCTGAACTTAAATCGGATCAAGCTTTGCAATTTCGTTTTCAACGCCAAAAGTTAGCTCTCAATGCCAAGCACAGTGATTTAGTGTTGTGCTATTACAAATTGACCCAGACGGGGGATGAACTTAAAAAGCTCATCAATTCGCCCATTAACAAGCTTTACAAGCAGGCGTTGCAGCAAGCCTTTGAAGAAGACTTTCAGTTACAATGGAGTGAATAA
- a CDS encoding PspC domain-containing protein, producing the protein MSQFYQKKYQPMTRNLSNKKLAGVCSGFAERFDMPVWLVRLLTLLVFFKFPVLIVIAYGLAACCLPTKTIGS; encoded by the coding sequence ATGTCTCAATTTTATCAAAAAAAATATCAACCGATGACGCGTAACCTAAGCAACAAAAAGTTAGCGGGTGTGTGTAGTGGATTTGCTGAGCGTTTTGACATGCCAGTTTGGCTTGTACGCCTACTAACTTTATTGGTTTTCTTTAAATTCCCAGTGTTGATTGTGATTGCGTATGGTTTGGCGGCATGTTGTTTACCGACTAAAACCATTGGGTCGTAA